The Cytobacillus oceanisediminis genomic interval ATGAAAACGGTGAAATGCAAGGCGAAAGAAACGATGATATGGATAAAGATGATCTCGGGGAAAACGTCAAGAAAGCAGGGAACCGTTAATCATTCAGCAGTATGAAAAAAGAGTCCAGCGATGGCGCTGAACTCTTTTTTTCATCTTATGCTTCCTGAATTTCCTTTTCTCCCATAAGCTGCTTTTGCTTAGATGCGGCATTTACCTGCTCATCAGCATGATAGGAAGAGCGGACAAGCGGGCCTGCTTCACAATGGCTGAATCCTTTGCTCATTGCAATGTCCTTCAGCTCCTGGAATTCTTCAGGTGAATAGTATTTCAAAACCTTAAGATGTTTCTTGGATGGCTGCAGATACTGCCCTATTGTCATAATATCAACATCATGAGCACGCAGATCATCCATTACCGCAATTATTTCCTCTTTTGTTTCGCCAAGCCCGATCATCAAGCTGGATTTTGTAGGAATATCTGGCTGCATCTCTTTTGCACGCTTTAAAAATTCAAGAGAGCGCTTATATTTTGCACGCGCTCTTACTCTTGGAGTCAGGCGCTCAACTGTTTCGATGTTGTGGTTAAGAATATCAGGTCGGGCATCCATAAGCATTTTCAGGTTATCATACACACCGCCCATGTCTGAAGGCAATACTTCAATCGTAGTGAACGGGCTTTTTCTTCTGATGGCACGGACCGTTTCTGCGAAAACAGCAGCACCGCCGTCCTTTAAGTCATCTCTTGCTACAGCTGTTACCACTGCATGCTTTAAGTTCATTAGCGCTACGGAATCTGCCACGCGTTCCGGCTCCTGAAGATCCAATTCAGTTGGCAGGCCCGTTTTGACTGCACAAAAACGGCAGGCACGCGTACAAACATCCCCAAGAATCATGAACGTAGCAGTTCTTCTTACTGCCCAGCACTCATGAATGTTGGGGCACTTAGCCTCTTCACAAACAGTATGCAGATTCTTTTCCCTCATCATTTTTTTAAGACCAGTATAATTTTCATTCGTGTTTAACTTTATTTTCAGCCATTCCGGCTTGCGCAAGTACTCCTCTTTTTTGCTCATTTTCCCACTCCTTAAACTGAAGCTAGACGTAAAGAAAGGCGCAAGCGCCTTGCCCACCCCCGACAAGCACAAGACGAGCCTCACGGAAAGGCGTTCTTTGCCTTTTTGGGAGGATTGCCTGAAATGTGGAGGCGACTGCCCAGGGACGAAAGGCATAAGACGGTCCCTGTAAGAAGGCATTTTTCCTTCTGAAAGGAAACGGCTTATGACCCCGAGTCCCTAGGAGCCGCAACTAGACAAGCTTGTGACCTCGAGGGGGTAGGCGCTGGAGCTAGACAGTTATCCGACTTCAGAATTAATACATTCTTGCCTATTAAAAAAGCCAGTCATAAGCAAATTCCGACTAAGCTGATTAGGCTTCACCTGATGCCACTTTATCATAATGAATTGAAGAGGACAAGCCGAAGATTCTGGTATTACCATTAATTGATATTTATTAAATTATCCATTCCTCACAAACTAAATAAGCAGACCATAAAAGAAGGGAGGATTTCCGTGCGGATATTATTTACCGCAGCTGCGGCCTTATCGTTTTTTCTGATTTCCTTATGCACAGTCAGCGCCCAAGAAAATCAAGCTGATGTATATAAACAAAGAATGACCTTATATAAAAAAGTTGAAGCTGTTACGAACATCCCCTGGTATTACCTTGCGGGGATTGATCAGTATGAACGGAATGTCCGGCAGTCCAGAAGGGATATTCCCAAAGCAGAAGGCATTACAGGCATCTATTTCAAACCTGAAGAGTGGGCGGGGATTTTGAATCCAGATCCATCCGATGAGAGTCCTACATCAATTCAATTTTTCAACGGAATAGGAATGGACGGAGACGGGGACGGAAAAGCCAGCTTGAAAAGTGATGAAGATGTTCTTCATTCCTTTGCCAATTTCCTTCTCTCCTATGGTACAGACCATGATAATTTAAAAATTGGATTGTGGAACTATTATAAGCGGGATAAAGCTGTCGGCATCATTATCGGCAAAGCCCAGGTTTATAAGCAGTTCGGCCGCCTTGATCTTGATGATCACGCCTTCCCTGTCCCTTTGAGGAGCAATTACAGCTACAGAAACACCTGGGGTGACGCAAGAGGATGGGGCGGAAGAAGGATTCACGAGGGAACCGATATTTTCGCTGATTACGGGGTGCCCGTCCGGGCTACATCCTATGGAATAGTGGAAATGAAAGGCTGGAACAAATATGGAGGATGGAGAATCGGCATCCGTGATATTAATAACAACTACCATTATTTTGCCCACTTAAGCGGGTTTGCAAAGGACCTCAGGGTTGGTCAAATCGTTGAACCTGGCATGTTGATAGGAGGAGTAGGAAGCTCCGGATATGGGCCTCCGGGTACATCAGGCAAATTCCCTCCACATCTCCATTATGGCATATACAAAGACAATGGCTATACTGAGTGGTCCTATGATCCTTATCCCCATTTAAGACTATGGGAAAGACAGGATCGCATAAAAGCCAGAAGAAAATAAACAAAAATGAAGGACTGCCTTTTTAACCAGGCAGTCCTTCATTATTTATTTAGCTTTTTTAGCTTTAGACACGGCATTCAGGATACTTGCTGCAAGACCGCCCCAAATAATGAGCATCCCAACCACCATCATTGTAATTGCACTTCCAGACATTATTGAGATACCTCCTTATCAGCTGGTATTGTAAGCTTAGTTTGTGTATCGTTCTTTTTAATAGCCATAAACACAAAGCCTAAGATAATGGCTCCAATTGCTACTCCCCATCCGGAATAGAGAAGGAAGCTAGTAGGATACCCTTCATAATTTTCTCTAATATTCGTAATAATGTTTTGAACCATCATATACCCAAGCACGATCGGCGTAATAGCTGTCAAGCATATTTTCCACCAGGCACCCAGCATAATATCAGACACAGAATCGGCATGATTCTGAAGATTCTTGAGCTCCTTTAGCACCCAGCCTACAATAACAACCTGTACTAGTCCTGCTAAGGCAACACCAAATTGGTTGATGAAGTAGTCCGCTGCATCAAGGAAGTATAATCCGCCCTGTGTCGCAAAGAGGATGGAAATAACAGCAGATAAACCGCCGCCAACAAGAACAGCTTTATTACGTGATACATTAAACTTATCCTGTACTCCGGCAACAAATGTTTCAACAATTGAAATTAGCGATGTTAAGCCCGCCAGTGTTAAACAGATAAAGAAGAAAGAACCGAATAACCCATTTAAAGCAGGGAATTCGTTAATGATTTGCGGGAATACCACGAATGCTAATCCTACACCGGATGATACAACTTCATTAATTCCTACACCCTGCTGTGCAGCCATGAATCCTAATGCGGCAAAAACCCCGATCCCTGCAAGAAGTTCAAATCCAGAGTTTGCAAAACCTGTAATGAAAGCACTATTTGTCAAATCCGTTTTCTTTGGAAGGTAGCTTGAATAAGTTACCATGATGGCAAATCCAATTGATAAACTAAAGAAGATCTGGCCATATGCAGCTACCCAGACTTTAGGATCTGCTATCATCTCCCAGTTTGGCTTAAAGAATGCATCCAAACCTGCAATAGCCCCATCGAGTGTCAATGCGCGAACAACAATAATTAAGAATAAAACTACAAGGACAGGAATAAAGATTTTGTTCGCGATTTCGATACCTTTTTTAATTCCCTTGAACAGGATTCCAAGTGTTACTGCCCAAACGATAACTAACGGAATAAATACCCCCGGCACAATCCCGCCTACTTCTCCAGGTGTTTCGGCAAGCTTTAAATATTCTCCAAAGAGGAAGCCGTTTGGATCGTCACCCCATTTGAGATTAAATGAGAAGCCTGCGAAAGACATTGCCCATGCGATAATAACTGCATAATATGTTGAAATCACAAATGAGATGGCTACCTGCCACCAGCCTAACCATTCGTACTTTTTACTTAATCTAGCATAAGACAATGGTGCTGAACCGCGATACTTATGGCCAATTGTAAATTCCATAATCAGAAGCGGTATACCTGCTGTCAGCAGAGCAAACAAATATGGAAAAAAGAATGCTCCCCCTCCATTTTCATAAGCAACTGCCGGGAAACGCCAAATGTTTCCTAGACCAATTGCAGAACCCACAGCTGCCATTATAAAACCAGCTCTGGATCCCCACTGCGGACGATTATCCATAGTAATTCCTACCCCCTGTAAATTATCCCAATTAAAAAGAACAATTGGAACTTTTTATATTTTCAGATAATTAAATCTAACTAAGCCTAGTATAGCTAGTTTTTGATATTCTGTCAAAACATTATTTTGGGAATAATAATATTTTTCTAAATAATTCTTTTTAGCACACTGCCAGAGTAAAGCAACTAAGAAAATTAATATATCCCTATTTTAATTTCCATTTGAATTCCACTCGACCAAGAGTTATTTCAACAAAGCTGATCAAGTATTCTTTGTCCTCACCCCCCTTAGTAAAATTTATTCCCTAAAGCCAAAAACTTTCATTATTTATTCAGAAAATTCTAAATTAAATTGATGAGATGCCAAAATTACCCTTGTTTCGGCATCCTGGTCCAGGGAATATAACCAGTGTGCTTAACCATTACCAAATTTAGCATAAAGCACTACAGAGGAGGTTTTACAAATGGATGCCAATATTATCGGAGTTTATAATTCACAAAGGGAAGTAGTAAATGCCATTCAAGAACTGCAAAATGACGGATATCCTGTTCAAGATCTATCCATCATTGCGCAGACAGAACACCTGGATACGTCTCTTGAAGATAAAACCGGTGTTCATACAGAGACCTTCGAGACTAAAGATAGAGACAGCAGTGAGAGCGCAGGATTCTTAAATAGTCTGGCATCATGGTTTGATGATGATCGCATGAGCAGCGACTCTGCAGGTGAAAAATTCAGGGAACTGGGCATGTCAGATGATGAAGCACGCACGTATGAAACTTATGTGAACGAGGGAAAAATCATTTTATACAGCGATAGAATTGATACTGCAACAGGCTTTACCAATGCCGGAACTGTTGAAGCCAGAGTGGACAGCACTTACACTGGGGGATATAGCCAGCAGAGAAATCCAGCTGAAGAAGAGGAACAATCATTAAAACTTCGGGAAGAACAGCTGGATGTGTCAAAAGAACGCGTTCAAGCCGGAGAAGTTGAAATCCATAAAGACGTTGTGGAAGAACAAAAAGCAATTAATGTACCAGTTGAGCATGAAGAAGTGTATGTAGAAAGAAGAAAAGTGGATGATCCAACTGGCGTAAACACCTCACCTATATCAGATGAGGAAACAATCAGGATCCCAATTACAGAAGAGCGTGTGGAAGTCTCCAAAAAGCCTGTTGTCACCGAAGAGATTGTCGTAGGCAAACGGGAAGTTCAGGAAACGCAGCAGGTTAAAGAAAACCTCAAGAAAGAAGAAGTGCATCTTGAAGGCGGCTGTGAATACGTTACTGACGATGAAGACTTAAATCGTTCTCTTAATAGAAGAAATAATGACAACCTATAATTAAAAGGGTCCCTTCAGGGGGACCTCTTTAATAATGATGGATGAACACCAAAAAAGGCCTTCTCAAAGAGAAAGCCTTTTTTCTATAGTTTTTTAACTAGCCCTATTTTCCTGCCATGCTTCTTTTTTGCCACGGCCAAGGAAAGCAAATGCCGCTACAAGAACAGCCACCGTAAGTAATGCGATTGCAGTGCTGCCAGTAAAACCGATGATTAAATAACCAACAGCAGCGATTCCCGCTGAAATCAAGGCATATGGAAGCTGAGTCATCACATGGTCCATATGATTACATCCTGCCCCGGTTGAGGAAAGAATCGTTGTATCGGAAATCGGCGAACAATGATCTCCGAAAACCGCACCGGCAAGGACAGCTGACATAGCCGGCAATAACAGGGTGATATCTGTTGCAGCAGCAATGTCTCCTGCAATCGGAAGCAGGATGCCGAAAGATCCCCATGAAGTTCCAGTACTGAATGCCATAATTCCCGCTATGACGAAAAGTAAAAGCGGAAGCCAAGATGTGCTCATATTTGAGCTTTCCACAAGACCTGCTAAATACTTTCCAGTTTCCAGACGGCCGATCAAATCAACAATCGCCCAGGCAAACAGCAAGATATAAACAGCTGGAAGCATGGATTTAATGCCTTCCCATACCCCTTTGCCAAAAACATTTGGGTTAACACCTTTCAAAGCAAAGGCCTGTCGGAAGAATAATCCCAATGATACCAATAGACCCACTAGTCCTCCAAGGATAAGTGATTTTGAGACATCTGTGTTTTCAAATATTTGTAAAATAGTCGCACTTCCTTCAACCGCCTGTGAACCCGTCCAAAACATCGAGCCCACGGTACCTATGACAAGTGCTATAATCGGCCACACAAGATCTCCGACCGATCCTTTTGAACTTGTAGGAAGGTCATCCTTCAGTTCACCAGGCGCCGGCTTCTCAGGATCCATTACTAGACCCTCTTCAACTGCCCGCTTCTCATGGACCTTCATTGGCCCAATTTCCAGGCCTCTTAATGCAACAATAAACACAATAGCGAGGGTAGCCCATACATAAAGATTCATTGGAATCATTTGAATAAATGCCGAGAAAGCTGAATACTCGGTAACATTATGGGCAGCAAGGATAGTTCCAATCAGCGCAATAATGTATGCTCCCCAGCTTGATACTGGTGAAACCACACAAACAGGTGCTGAAGTCGAATCAATCAAATATGCAAGTTTCGCACGGGATACACGCTGGCGGTCTGTAATCGGACGTGAAATCTGGCCGACAGCCAGAGCATTGAAATAGTCGTCAATGAATATGATAATACCTAAAACAGCTCCGACAATCTGTGCGCCTGCACGGGTCTTGACCCGCTTCATCGCCCATTCTCCAAATGCACGGCTACCGCCTGAAATAGATATAAATGCAGTAATAACTCCTAATACAAGCAAGAATAGAATAATATATACATTCCAGGTGTTCAGCTCTCCGTCTGAAACAAAAATTCCTTTTACAGCATCCCAAATGATGCTGAATGTTTCTGTGATGCTGAATTCAGCCAGCAATAGTGCGGCTGTTACGATCCCCACTCCCAATGACAGCAATACACGCCTAGTCAGGATAACCATGGCGATTGCTACCAAAGGCGGCAGCAGGGAAAAAATCGTGTTTGCCATTACTTGTCCTCCTCTGAAATTTGATTGGTGTCCAGCTACAGGCGCCGATAAGCGGGCGCCTGTAGCTTTTCGTAGGGGAACAACAAGGATGATGACAGAGTCAAAATAAAAAAAGAGTAACGATAGAGAAAAATCTATCATTACTCTTTTGAAGTAATTAGTTTCTCCATCACGATCTGTAGCTCCCCATTATGAAGGCTTTGACAAAGTATATTCATACTTTCCCCTCATAATGACAGTGTTACTCCTATTCGAAGTAACCCCAGCAAGATTAGTTCTGACTCACTAATCATACTTCGGCAACATTCCCTTTCGGCTGCGGTCTTAGTTGTCATCCTCGCACAGCATACTCTTGAATCTTGCGCCTCTACCCCATCGGATATGATAAGGTTTTTATGAAATTATATTGAAATTTTATCAAAATACTAATCTATTTGCAAGTGTTATTGGCCGGCCGGTATTTCTATGGAAGGCGAGGTGCCCCCTCCGCCATTGTAAAATTGCGGGACCTTTCCCGGGTAGATGCCATAAGCGGCAAGTACATCCTCCTGTACAGTGATAATTTTGGTGGCAAAAGGAATAATGATTTGAACCTGCACATCCAGACGGACCAGTACCTTTACTTCAACATTATTAATGCCGTGATCCTTTGTTTCAGTTATAAAATTGGAGGTAACAGAGCCCACTGCATTAAATTTCACCGGTATCCGGGGACCCAGGTTTCCGAGAAGCGCATTATTGGTTGCCTGGCCAAGCGGCACGTAATAAACAATTCCATTTGTATGCTGCATTTGTTCCGTGTTGATTTCCACGTCTGTAAAGGACTCCAACGCATCTAAATCGCCCTTCTCCGCTTTCTTAATATTATCCTGAACCAGTTCGGTTACTTCCGCTTTGACCCTGTTCAGCTTTTCCACATTGATGCTGACAACACCGCTTTCACTTGCTTCAAACATATCTTCCAAATCCATCACATTGGTAATTTTTTTATTAATCGCATTGTTTATCACCAATGATGCGATTTTCCTTGTCTGTGAATCGGCATAGCTCATAAGTGTAGGCTTAAGCCCTTCGTTGATAATCCATAGGCCGGCAGCAGTTGAAATGACGAAAAATATAAAGGTCAATAGAAATACATAACGAAATGGCAGAGGACCTTTCCGGGGCAGCCGGCCGCGAAATTTTGCCAAAACAAATCCCCCCTTTACAAGCTATATGTATGCTGTAAAGGAGGGAACTAGGCTCAAAAATCCAAAATAGTTTATTGTTGTACAAAAGTCGTATCGCAGCCTATAATGACAGAATTCAATTCAATCCGCAAATCGGCTTCATATGGCTCGACATTCCTGCCCTTTTCTTCAAGTATGCGAATGACTGGCCTATCACTCAAACCCGCGTTCTGCCGGCAGACAACGCCTTTCCTGCCATCATTCAGCTCGACTGTAACACCCACAGGATATACCGCGACCGCCTGTCGAAAAACTTCGATTAGCCTCTTATCAAATAACTTTTCTGCCCCTGCATACAAAATCTCCAGACCTTCATGCGGGAGCATGGCCTGTCTGTAAATGCGATTAGATGTTACTGCATCAAACACATCGGCAATCGCAATAATCTTGCCGAAATCATGTAT includes:
- the yunB gene encoding sporulation protein YunB, whose amino-acid sequence is MAKFRGRLPRKGPLPFRYVFLLTFIFFVISTAAGLWIINEGLKPTLMSYADSQTRKIASLVINNAINKKITNVMDLEDMFEASESGVVSINVEKLNRVKAEVTELVQDNIKKAEKGDLDALESFTDVEINTEQMQHTNGIVYYVPLGQATNNALLGNLGPRIPVKFNAVGSVTSNFITETKDHGINNVEVKVLVRLDVQVQIIIPFATKIITVQEDVLAAYGIYPGKVPQFYNGGGGTSPSIEIPAGQ
- a CDS encoding YsnF/AvaK domain-containing protein, with protein sequence MDANIIGVYNSQREVVNAIQELQNDGYPVQDLSIIAQTEHLDTSLEDKTGVHTETFETKDRDSSESAGFLNSLASWFDDDRMSSDSAGEKFRELGMSDDEARTYETYVNEGKIILYSDRIDTATGFTNAGTVEARVDSTYTGGYSQQRNPAEEEEQSLKLREEQLDVSKERVQAGEVEIHKDVVEEQKAINVPVEHEEVYVERRKVDDPTGVNTSPISDEETIRIPITEERVEVSKKPVVTEEIVVGKREVQETQQVKENLKKEEVHLEGGCEYVTDDEDLNRSLNRRNNDNL
- a CDS encoding sodium-dependent transporter, whose translation is MDNRPQWGSRAGFIMAAVGSAIGLGNIWRFPAVAYENGGGAFFFPYLFALLTAGIPLLIMEFTIGHKYRGSAPLSYARLSKKYEWLGWWQVAISFVISTYYAVIIAWAMSFAGFSFNLKWGDDPNGFLFGEYLKLAETPGEVGGIVPGVFIPLVIVWAVTLGILFKGIKKGIEIANKIFIPVLVVLFLIIVVRALTLDGAIAGLDAFFKPNWEMIADPKVWVAAYGQIFFSLSIGFAIMVTYSSYLPKKTDLTNSAFITGFANSGFELLAGIGVFAALGFMAAQQGVGINEVVSSGVGLAFVVFPQIINEFPALNGLFGSFFFICLTLAGLTSLISIVETFVAGVQDKFNVSRNKAVLVGGGLSAVISILFATQGGLYFLDAADYFINQFGVALAGLVQVVIVGWVLKELKNLQNHADSVSDIMLGAWWKICLTAITPIVLGYMMVQNIITNIRENYEGYPTSFLLYSGWGVAIGAIILGFVFMAIKKNDTQTKLTIPADKEVSQ
- a CDS encoding Na+/H+ antiporter NhaC family protein — translated: MANTIFSLLPPLVAIAMVILTRRVLLSLGVGIVTAALLLAEFSITETFSIIWDAVKGIFVSDGELNTWNVYIILFLLVLGVITAFISISGGSRAFGEWAMKRVKTRAGAQIVGAVLGIIIFIDDYFNALAVGQISRPITDRQRVSRAKLAYLIDSTSAPVCVVSPVSSWGAYIIALIGTILAAHNVTEYSAFSAFIQMIPMNLYVWATLAIVFIVALRGLEIGPMKVHEKRAVEEGLVMDPEKPAPGELKDDLPTSSKGSVGDLVWPIIALVIGTVGSMFWTGSQAVEGSATILQIFENTDVSKSLILGGLVGLLVSLGLFFRQAFALKGVNPNVFGKGVWEGIKSMLPAVYILLFAWAIVDLIGRLETGKYLAGLVESSNMSTSWLPLLLFVIAGIMAFSTGTSWGSFGILLPIAGDIAAATDITLLLPAMSAVLAGAVFGDHCSPISDTTILSSTGAGCNHMDHVMTQLPYALISAGIAAVGYLIIGFTGSTAIALLTVAVLVAAFAFLGRGKKEAWQENRAS
- the lipA gene encoding lipoyl synthase; translation: MSKKEEYLRKPEWLKIKLNTNENYTGLKKMMREKNLHTVCEEAKCPNIHECWAVRRTATFMILGDVCTRACRFCAVKTGLPTELDLQEPERVADSVALMNLKHAVVTAVARDDLKDGGAAVFAETVRAIRRKSPFTTIEVLPSDMGGVYDNLKMLMDARPDILNHNIETVERLTPRVRARAKYKRSLEFLKRAKEMQPDIPTKSSLMIGLGETKEEIIAVMDDLRAHDVDIMTIGQYLQPSKKHLKVLKYYSPEEFQELKDIAMSKGFSHCEAGPLVRSSYHADEQVNAASKQKQLMGEKEIQEA
- a CDS encoding M23 family metallopeptidase, which codes for MRILFTAAAALSFFLISLCTVSAQENQADVYKQRMTLYKKVEAVTNIPWYYLAGIDQYERNVRQSRRDIPKAEGITGIYFKPEEWAGILNPDPSDESPTSIQFFNGIGMDGDGDGKASLKSDEDVLHSFANFLLSYGTDHDNLKIGLWNYYKRDKAVGIIIGKAQVYKQFGRLDLDDHAFPVPLRSNYSYRNTWGDARGWGGRRIHEGTDIFADYGVPVRATSYGIVEMKGWNKYGGWRIGIRDINNNYHYFAHLSGFAKDLRVGQIVEPGMLIGGVGSSGYGPPGTSGKFPPHLHYGIYKDNGYTEWSYDPYPHLRLWERQDRIKARRK
- a CDS encoding methionine/alanine import family NSS transporter small subunit yields the protein MSGSAITMMVVGMLIIWGGLAASILNAVSKAKKAK